In one window of Brenneria goodwinii DNA:
- the leuC gene encoding 3-isopropylmalate dehydratase large subunit produces the protein MSKTLYQKLFDAHVVYEAPNETPLLYIDRHLVHEVTSPQAFDGLRAKGRKLRQPGKTFATMDHNVSTQTKDINACGEMARIQMQELIKNCAEFGVQLYDLNHPYQGIVHVIGPEQGMTLPGMTIVCGDSHTATHGAFGSLAFGIGTSEVEHVMATQTLKQGRAKTMKIEVIGDAAPGITAKDIVLAIIGKTGSAGGTGHVVEFCGKAIQALSMEGRMTLCNMAIEMGAKAGLVAPDETTFDYLKGRQFAPKGADWDAAVAYWSTLESDADASFDTVVTLNAAQIAPQVTWGTNPGQVIAVNETIPAPESFSDPVERASAAKALAYMDLQPGIKLTEVAIDKVFIGSCTNSRIEDLRAAAEIAKGRKVADGVQAIVVPGSGPVKTMAELEGLDKVFIEAGFEWRLPGCSMCLAMNNDRLNPGERCASTSNRNFEGRQGRAGRTHLVSPAMAAAAAVTGRFADIRELN, from the coding sequence ATGAGTAAGACGTTATATCAAAAATTGTTCGATGCGCATGTCGTCTACGAAGCGCCGAATGAAACGCCCCTGCTGTATATTGACCGTCACCTGGTACACGAAGTGACCTCGCCGCAGGCCTTTGACGGCCTGCGCGCCAAAGGACGTAAACTGCGTCAGCCGGGTAAAACCTTCGCCACCATGGACCACAACGTTTCCACCCAGACCAAAGACATCAACGCCTGTGGTGAAATGGCCCGTATTCAGATGCAGGAACTGATAAAAAACTGCGCTGAATTCGGCGTGCAGCTGTATGACCTGAATCACCCGTACCAGGGGATCGTCCACGTCATCGGTCCTGAGCAGGGGATGACGCTGCCGGGGATGACCATCGTCTGCGGCGACTCCCACACCGCCACGCACGGCGCCTTCGGCTCTCTGGCTTTTGGTATCGGCACGTCTGAAGTGGAGCATGTGATGGCGACGCAGACCCTGAAACAAGGGCGCGCTAAAACCATGAAGATTGAAGTTATCGGCGATGCCGCGCCGGGAATTACCGCCAAAGACATCGTACTGGCGATTATCGGTAAAACCGGTAGCGCAGGCGGTACCGGCCATGTGGTTGAATTCTGCGGCAAGGCCATTCAGGCTCTGAGCATGGAAGGCCGCATGACGCTGTGCAACATGGCGATTGAAATGGGCGCCAAGGCGGGCCTGGTCGCGCCCGACGAAACGACATTCGACTATCTGAAAGGGCGTCAGTTCGCGCCCAAAGGCGCCGACTGGGATGCCGCGGTGGCTTACTGGAGCACGCTGGAATCCGATGCCGACGCCAGTTTCGATACCGTCGTTACGCTGAATGCCGCCCAGATTGCGCCGCAGGTCACCTGGGGCACCAACCCCGGTCAGGTGATTGCCGTCAATGAGACGATCCCTGCGCCCGAATCCTTCAGCGATCCGGTGGAACGCGCTTCCGCCGCCAAGGCGCTGGCGTATATGGATTTGCAGCCCGGCATCAAACTGACCGAGGTGGCGATCGATAAAGTGTTCATCGGCTCCTGCACCAACTCGCGTATCGAAGATTTGCGTGCGGCGGCGGAGATCGCCAAGGGGCGTAAAGTCGCCGACGGCGTGCAGGCCATCGTGGTGCCAGGCTCCGGCCCGGTAAAAACCATGGCCGAACTGGAAGGGCTGGATAAAGTGTTTATCGAAGCCGGCTTCGAATGGCGTTTACCCGGTTGCTCTATGTGTCTGGCGATGAATAACGACCGCCTGAACCCCGGCGAACGCTGTGCTTCCACCAGCAACCGTAACTTTGAAGGCCGTCAGGGCCGCGCGGGACGCACGCATCTGGTGAGCCCGGCGATGGCCGCCGCCGCCGCCGTCACCGGCCGTTTTGCCGATATCCGCGAGTTGAATTAA
- a CDS encoding type III effector HopF2, which yields MGLCVSKSSASDFMSAGVGDAAGSSGVSGNGKSWSDMVSNIRNPDDDSRVAALINMIGMIYDASKTLRERMNIIDREGGVALRIVPDGDIQHSFGHAETLIPQREAVIAQSTAQNVKGGHFRPLSIMLVELTNMSRANDFQRVMTKFDQGYCGVERAAHDLEQVEYQTTLNMGQYYKEARSVIQHLDYGTPSLWYLQANGDAYYPTFEHYFRNMCDSGHTDAYRNNLQRTMNEHSA from the coding sequence ATGGGACTGTGCGTATCGAAATCTTCCGCATCCGATTTTATGTCCGCTGGCGTTGGCGACGCGGCGGGAAGTTCTGGCGTTTCCGGCAATGGTAAATCGTGGTCTGACATGGTATCGAATATCAGAAATCCGGATGACGACAGCAGGGTAGCGGCGTTGATCAATATGATAGGAATGATCTATGACGCATCAAAAACGCTTCGGGAGCGAATGAATATTATCGATCGCGAGGGCGGGGTCGCCCTGCGCATTGTGCCTGACGGCGACATCCAGCATAGTTTTGGACATGCGGAGACGCTCATTCCACAGCGGGAAGCGGTAATTGCGCAATCCACGGCGCAAAATGTGAAAGGCGGTCATTTTCGTCCTCTGAGCATCATGCTGGTTGAGCTGACGAACATGAGCCGCGCCAATGACTTCCAACGGGTTATGACAAAATTCGATCAGGGCTATTGCGGTGTGGAAAGGGCTGCGCATGATTTAGAGCAGGTTGAGTATCAAACCACGCTGAATATGGGCCAATATTACAAAGAGGCGAGATCGGTTATTCAGCACCTGGATTATGGCACGCCCTCTTTATGGTATTTGCAGGCAAACGGAGACGCATACTATCCCACCTTTGAGCATTACTTCAGGAACATGTGCGATAGCGGGCATACTGATGCTTACAGAAACAATTTGCAGAGAACAATGAATGAGCACTCTGCGTAA
- the leuD gene encoding 3-isopropylmalate dehydratase small subunit: MTKFTQHTGLVVPLDAANVDTDAIIPKQFLQKVTRTGFGQHLFNDWRFLDESGQQPNPDFVLNKPRYKGASILLARENFGCGSSREHAPWALTDYGIQAVIAPSFADIFYGNALNNQLLPVRLSEADVDTLFKLVESEEGVTFTVDLENQTVLAGGKSYPFEIDSFRRHCMLNGLDNIGLTLQHEAAIADYELKQPSFLH; the protein is encoded by the coding sequence ATGACTAAATTTACTCAACATACTGGTCTGGTGGTTCCTCTGGATGCCGCTAACGTTGATACCGACGCAATCATTCCCAAGCAGTTTCTGCAAAAGGTGACGCGTACCGGTTTCGGCCAGCACCTGTTCAACGATTGGCGTTTTCTGGATGAATCAGGCCAGCAGCCTAACCCTGATTTTGTGCTGAACAAACCGCGCTATAAAGGCGCCAGCATCCTGCTGGCGCGGGAAAACTTCGGCTGCGGCTCTTCACGCGAACACGCTCCCTGGGCGCTGACCGATTACGGTATTCAGGCTGTGATTGCACCGAGCTTTGCCGATATCTTTTACGGTAATGCGCTCAATAACCAGCTGCTGCCGGTACGATTGAGCGAAGCGGATGTCGATACGCTGTTCAAACTGGTCGAGAGTGAAGAAGGCGTTACTTTCACCGTCGATTTGGAAAACCAGACCGTATTGGCCGGCGGCAAAAGCTATCCGTTTGAAATTGACAGCTTCCGCCGTCACTGCATGCTCAACGGTCTGGACAACATCGGCCTGACATTGCAGCACGAAGCGGCCATTGCCGATTACGAGCTGAAACAGCCGTCTTTCCTCCACTGA
- the ilvI gene encoding acetolactate synthase 3 large subunit, whose translation MEMLSGAEMVVRSLIDQGVKHVFGYPGGAVLDIYDALHTVGGIEHILVRHEQGAVHMADGYARATGEVGVVLVTSGPGATNAITGIATAYMDSIPMVVLSGQVATSLIGYDAFQECDMVGISRPIVKHSFLVKQAEDVPTILKKAFYLASSGRPGPVVVDLPKDVMNSANKLPYLYPDHVSMRSYNPTVQGHKGQIRRALQTLLAAERPIIYSGGGVITSDCHQELRTLAEQLNLPVTTSLMGLGGFPGTHRQCLGMLGMHGTYEANMAMQHADVIFAVGVRFDDRTTNNLEKYCPDATVLHIDIDPASISKTVAADIPIVGDAKQVLTLMLELLAQDEAQQQFDALRDWWQNIEQWRARHCLKYSQEGDSIKPQAVIETLYRLTKGDAYVASDVGQHQMFTALYYPFDLPRHWVNSGGLGTMGFGLPAALGIKLALPEETVVCVTGDGSIQMNIQELSTALQYDLPIVVVNLNNRFLGMVKQWQDMIYSGRHSSSYMESLPDFVKLAEAYGHIGISINTPDELESKLAQALAQKHRLVFVDVKVDSNEHVYPMQIRGGGMDEMWLSKTERT comes from the coding sequence ATGGAGATGTTGTCAGGCGCCGAGATGGTGGTCCGATCGTTAATCGATCAGGGCGTAAAACATGTGTTCGGCTATCCCGGCGGTGCGGTGCTGGATATTTATGACGCCTTGCATACGGTCGGCGGTATTGAACATATTTTAGTTCGCCACGAACAAGGCGCGGTGCATATGGCCGATGGCTACGCGCGAGCTACCGGCGAGGTCGGCGTTGTGTTGGTGACTTCCGGTCCCGGCGCCACTAACGCCATTACCGGTATCGCTACCGCTTATATGGACTCGATCCCCATGGTGGTGCTTTCCGGTCAGGTCGCCACATCTCTGATTGGTTATGATGCCTTTCAGGAGTGCGATATGGTGGGAATTTCCCGCCCGATAGTGAAGCACAGTTTTCTGGTCAAGCAGGCGGAAGATGTTCCGACCATATTGAAAAAAGCCTTTTATCTGGCATCCAGCGGCCGTCCTGGCCCGGTGGTTGTGGATTTACCGAAAGATGTGATGAATTCGGCCAATAAGCTGCCTTACCTGTATCCCGACCATGTCAGCATGCGTTCATACAATCCGACGGTTCAGGGGCATAAAGGTCAAATCCGGCGCGCGTTACAAACGCTGCTGGCGGCGGAAAGACCCATTATTTACAGCGGCGGCGGGGTAATCACCTCCGACTGCCATCAGGAACTGCGGACGCTGGCGGAACAGCTCAATCTGCCGGTCACCACCTCATTGATGGGGTTGGGCGGCTTTCCCGGCACGCATCGCCAATGTCTGGGCATGCTTGGCATGCACGGCACTTATGAAGCCAATATGGCGATGCAGCACGCCGATGTGATTTTCGCCGTCGGGGTGCGTTTTGACGATCGCACCACCAATAATCTGGAAAAATATTGCCCTGACGCCACGGTCCTGCACATTGATATCGATCCGGCGTCGATCTCCAAAACCGTCGCCGCGGATATTCCGATCGTCGGCGACGCCAAACAGGTATTAACCCTGATGCTGGAACTGCTGGCGCAGGATGAGGCTCAGCAGCAGTTCGATGCATTGCGCGACTGGTGGCAGAATATCGAGCAGTGGCGGGCCCGTCATTGCCTGAAATATAGCCAGGAGGGCGATAGCATAAAACCGCAGGCGGTGATCGAAACCCTATATCGTCTGACGAAGGGCGATGCTTATGTGGCCTCGGATGTGGGTCAGCATCAGATGTTTACCGCGCTTTATTATCCCTTCGATCTTCCGCGTCATTGGGTTAATTCCGGCGGTTTGGGCACCATGGGATTCGGCTTGCCCGCCGCATTGGGCATTAAGCTGGCGCTGCCGGAAGAAACGGTTGTCTGCGTAACCGGCGACGGCAGTATCCAGATGAATATCCAGGAGCTTTCTACCGCGTTGCAATATGATTTGCCGATTGTGGTGGTTAATCTGAACAACCGTTTCCTCGGTATGGTGAAGCAGTGGCAGGATATGATTTATTCCGGTCGTCACTCCAGTTCGTATATGGAATCACTGCCGGATTTCGTTAAGCTGGCCGAAGCCTATGGTCATATCGGTATTTCCATCAACACGCCTGACGAGTTGGAAAGCAAGCTGGCGCAGGCGCTGGCGCAAAAGCATCGTCTGGTGTTTGTGGATGTTAAAGTCGACAGCAACGAGCACGTTTATCCCATGCAGATCCGCGGTGGCGGGATGGATGAAATGTGGCTAAGCAAAACGGAGAGGACCTGA
- the leuA gene encoding 2-isopropylmalate synthase codes for MSQQVIIFDTTLRDGEQALQASLSVKEKLQIALALERMGVDVMEVGFPVSSPGDFESVQTIARNVKNSRVCGLTRCVEKDIDVAAEALRVADAFRIHTFIATSPMHIATKLRSTLDDVIERAIYMIKHARNYTDDVEFSCEDAGRTPIADLSRVVEAAIEAGARTINIPDTVGYTMPHEFGNIIASLYERVPNIDKAIISVHTHDDLGLAVGNAMAAVHAGARQVEGTLNGIGERAGNCALEEVIMAIKTRHDILHVHTDINHQEIYRTSQLVSQICNMPIPANKAVVGANAFAHSSGIHQDGVLKNRENYEIMTPESIGLKEVQLNLTSRSGRAAVKHRMEEMGYKDSDYNLDNLYAEFLKLADKKGQVFDYDLEALAFINNKQEDAEFYRLDYFSVQSGSSVMATASVKLVCGDETQSEAATGNGPVDAVYQAINRITGYQISLVKYQLTAKGQGRDALGQVDIVTDYQGRRFHGVGLATDIVESSAQAMVNVLNNIKRAQQVEKEIQRLQQHNSKQQNSQETV; via the coding sequence ATGAGCCAACAAGTGATTATTTTTGATACCACATTACGTGACGGAGAACAGGCTCTGCAGGCCAGTCTGAGTGTGAAAGAGAAACTCCAGATTGCACTGGCGCTGGAAAGAATGGGCGTTGACGTAATGGAAGTTGGCTTCCCGGTTTCCTCCCCCGGCGACTTCGAATCCGTACAGACTATCGCCCGCAACGTCAAAAATAGCCGGGTCTGCGGGCTGACCCGCTGTGTAGAAAAGGATATTGATGTTGCCGCCGAGGCGCTGCGCGTGGCGGATGCATTCCGCATCCATACCTTTATCGCCACCTCGCCGATGCATATCGCCACCAAACTGCGCAGTACGCTGGATGACGTTATCGAACGCGCCATCTATATGATCAAGCACGCACGCAACTACACCGACGACGTCGAGTTTTCCTGCGAAGACGCAGGCCGTACGCCAATTGCGGATCTGAGCCGGGTCGTGGAGGCGGCGATCGAGGCCGGCGCCCGCACGATCAACATTCCGGATACCGTCGGCTATACCATGCCCCATGAATTCGGCAATATCATCGCTTCTCTGTACGAGCGCGTACCCAATATCGATAAGGCCATCATTTCGGTTCACACCCACGACGATTTGGGGCTGGCGGTCGGCAATGCGATGGCGGCGGTTCACGCCGGGGCCCGCCAGGTGGAGGGCACGCTGAACGGCATCGGCGAACGCGCCGGCAACTGCGCGCTGGAAGAGGTGATCATGGCGATAAAAACCCGTCATGACATCCTGCATGTGCATACCGATATCAATCATCAGGAAATCTATCGTACCAGCCAGCTGGTCAGCCAGATTTGCAACATGCCGATTCCGGCCAACAAGGCGGTCGTCGGTGCAAACGCGTTTGCCCACTCGTCCGGCATCCATCAGGACGGCGTGCTGAAAAACCGCGAAAACTACGAAATCATGACGCCGGAATCCATCGGTCTGAAAGAAGTACAGTTGAACCTGACCTCGCGTTCCGGCCGCGCCGCCGTGAAACACCGCATGGAAGAGATGGGTTATAAAGATAGCGACTACAACCTGGATAATCTGTACGCCGAATTCCTGAAACTGGCTGACAAAAAAGGCCAGGTTTTCGATTATGATCTGGAAGCGTTGGCGTTCATCAACAATAAGCAAGAAGACGCGGAATTCTATCGTCTGGACTATTTCAGCGTACAATCCGGTTCCAGCGTGATGGCGACCGCCTCGGTCAAACTGGTGTGCGGCGATGAAACGCAGTCCGAAGCCGCTACCGGCAACGGCCCGGTCGACGCCGTCTATCAGGCGATTAACCGTATCACCGGATACCAGATTTCACTGGTTAAATATCAACTGACCGCCAAAGGACAAGGCAGAGATGCGTTAGGTCAGGTGGATATCGTCACGGATTATCAGGGCCGCCGTTTCCATGGCGTCGGCCTGGCAACGGATATTGTCGAATCTTCTGCTCAGGCGATGGTGAACGTCCTGAACAATATCAAACGCGCTCAGCAGGTAGAAAAAGAAATTCAACGTCTGCAGCAGCACAACAGCAAACAACAAAATAGTCAGGAAACAGTGTGA
- the leuB gene encoding 3-isopropylmalate dehydrogenase, with product MTKSYHIAVLPGDGIGPEVMVQAHKVLEAVRQRFDMRITTSEYDVGGIAIDRQGMPLPQATIAGCEQADAILFGSVGGPKWEHLPPNEQPERGALLPLRKHFRLFSNLRPARLYQGLEAFCPLRGDIAAKGFDILCVRELTGGIYFGQPKGREGSGQYERAFDTEVYHRFEIERIAHIAFESARKRRSIVTSIDKANVLQSSILWREIVNEIAKSYPDVKLSHMYIDNATMQLIKDPSQFDVVLCSNLFGDILSDECAMITGSMGMLPSASLNEQGFGLYEPAGGSAPDIAGKNIANPIAQILSLALLLRYSLGADDAAAAIEKAVNTALAEGYRTSDLASEGNAVGTDEMGDIIARFVAQGA from the coding sequence ATGACAAAAAGTTACCATATTGCCGTCTTACCCGGAGACGGTATTGGCCCGGAAGTAATGGTACAGGCCCACAAAGTATTGGAAGCGGTACGTCAACGTTTCGACATGCGGATTACCACCAGCGAATACGACGTGGGCGGCATTGCCATTGACCGTCAGGGTATGCCGCTGCCGCAGGCAACCATTGCCGGCTGCGAGCAGGCCGATGCGATCCTGTTCGGTTCAGTCGGCGGTCCGAAGTGGGAGCATCTGCCCCCGAACGAACAGCCTGAGCGTGGCGCATTGCTGCCGTTGCGTAAGCATTTCCGCCTGTTCAGCAACTTGCGTCCGGCGCGCCTGTATCAAGGGCTGGAAGCCTTCTGTCCGCTGCGCGGCGATATTGCCGCCAAGGGCTTTGATATTCTGTGCGTGCGTGAACTGACGGGCGGCATCTACTTCGGTCAGCCGAAGGGCCGCGAAGGCAGCGGTCAGTACGAACGCGCATTCGATACCGAGGTTTATCACCGCTTCGAGATTGAGCGTATCGCTCATATCGCTTTCGAATCAGCCCGGAAACGCCGCAGTATCGTAACCTCTATTGATAAAGCCAACGTCCTGCAAAGCTCCATCCTGTGGCGTGAAATCGTCAATGAAATTGCGAAAAGCTACCCTGACGTGAAGCTGTCGCATATGTATATCGACAACGCCACCATGCAGTTGATCAAAGACCCCTCGCAGTTCGATGTGGTGCTGTGCTCCAACCTGTTCGGCGACATTCTGTCCGACGAATGCGCCATGATCACCGGTTCGATGGGCATGTTGCCGTCCGCCAGCCTGAACGAACAGGGTTTTGGTCTGTACGAACCGGCAGGGGGTTCCGCACCGGATATCGCAGGTAAAAATATCGCCAACCCCATTGCGCAGATTTTGTCTCTGGCGCTGCTGTTACGCTACAGCCTGGGGGCTGATGATGCCGCCGCCGCTATCGAAAAAGCGGTTAACACGGCGCTGGCCGAAGGCTATCGCACGTCGGATCTGGCCAGCGAAGGCAATGCGGTCGGTACGGATGAAATGGGCGATATCATCGCCCGGTTTGTTGCACAAGGGGCATGA
- the phnD gene encoding phosphate/phosphite/phosphonate ABC transporter substrate-binding protein, whose amino-acid sequence MKMRYAALALSLSIVTLALPAQAEFKLDSRYTDADGDMVADTPTDKKLQVDPDTLIFAYTPVEDPAVYADIWQGFLEHMAEVTGKKVQFFPVQSNAAQIEAMRAGRLHVAGFNTGGNPIAVACAGFHPFAMMASKQGAFGYEMEIITWPGSGIEKVEDIKGKQLAFTSETSNSGYKAPSAILKAEYNMVPGKDFEPVFSGKHDNSILGVANHDYPAAAVANSVLNRMIARDVVKADQVKSIYKSQTFPTTGYGMAHNLTPELQEKIKKAFFTYQWEGSKLLEEFKHSEPPQEAFIPITFKDTWQVIRQIDEANGVVYTCK is encoded by the coding sequence ATGAAAATGCGTTATGCGGCATTGGCGCTGTCACTGTCTATAGTCACTCTTGCCCTTCCCGCCCAGGCGGAATTCAAACTGGATAGCCGTTATACCGACGCGGATGGCGATATGGTCGCCGATACTCCAACGGATAAGAAACTGCAGGTCGATCCCGATACGTTGATTTTCGCCTACACCCCGGTTGAAGATCCGGCGGTTTACGCTGATATCTGGCAGGGTTTCCTCGAACATATGGCGGAAGTGACTGGGAAAAAGGTTCAGTTCTTCCCGGTACAATCCAATGCCGCGCAGATCGAGGCGATGCGGGCAGGCCGCCTGCATGTGGCCGGATTCAATACCGGCGGCAACCCTATCGCCGTCGCCTGCGCCGGTTTCCACCCCTTTGCGATGATGGCTTCCAAACAAGGCGCTTTCGGCTACGAAATGGAGATCATCACCTGGCCGGGTTCCGGCATCGAAAAGGTTGAGGACATCAAAGGAAAACAGCTGGCCTTCACGTCCGAAACCTCAAACTCAGGATATAAAGCGCCCTCCGCCATCCTTAAAGCCGAATATAACATGGTGCCGGGCAAAGATTTTGAACCGGTATTCTCCGGCAAGCACGACAACTCGATCCTGGGCGTCGCCAACCACGACTACCCCGCCGCCGCCGTCGCCAACTCCGTGTTGAACCGCATGATCGCGCGCGACGTGGTGAAAGCCGATCAGGTTAAGTCGATCTACAAATCCCAGACTTTCCCGACCACCGGTTACGGTATGGCGCATAACCTGACGCCGGAATTACAGGAAAAGATCAAGAAAGCGTTTTTCACTTACCAATGGGAAGGATCGAAACTGCTTGAAGAGTTCAAGCACTCCGAGCCGCCGCAGGAAGCGTTCATCCCCATCACCTTCAAGGATACCTGGCAGGTAATTCGTCAGATAGATGAAGCCAACGGCGTCGTCTATACATGCAAATGA